A genome region from Megalobrama amblycephala isolate DHTTF-2021 linkage group LG18, ASM1881202v1, whole genome shotgun sequence includes the following:
- the LOC125253410 gene encoding cytochrome c oxidase subunit 7B, mitochondrial has product MRTSPARSFPLYHFVSAIQFKGISTRSWLSREIIMYRFAKAALNLSGQSARQVAVRQMSGLSPEFHAKYGAPLLIAGATFCTGVWAYVITSTGIAWNLSPVGKVQPKEWKE; this is encoded by the exons ATGCGCACAAGTCCTGCGCGTTCATTTCCGCTCTACCATTTTGTTTCTGCCATTCAGTTCAAGGGTATTAGCACGCGCAGTTGGTTGTCCCGAGAAATAATCATGTATCGCTTCGCCAAGGCTGCCCTGAACCTCAGCG GTCAAAGTGCCCGTCAGGTGGCTGTGCGACAAATGTCTGGTCTGTCCCCTGAATTTCATGCAAAGTATGGAGCCCCTCTGCTCATTGCTGGAGCCACATTTTGCACAGGTGTTTGGGCATAT GTGATCACATCAACAGGCATCGCATGGAACTTATCACCTGTAGGCAAGGTGCAGCCTAAGGAATGGAAGGAGTGA